Genomic segment of Salvia splendens isolate huo1 chromosome 12, SspV2, whole genome shotgun sequence:
tttttctttaattactATAATTGTATGTGTGTTAGTTGAATTTTGCATTTAATACGGTAGCTTTCCTTTAGATGGAAATGTTAGTGAGGTTTTTCCCTTAGACAAcatctaaattaaaaaaaaaaaactatgatAGGATTAGCGACGGATTAGCGACGGACTTCGGTTGATCGATATCCTTTAAATTATGATTCTATTTGAAACTCAGAAATAgatttaaattcatataaaaaGTTACCAACGACACAAGTTTGTCGGTATTGTGTGaatgataattaaatttgaaactTAGATATACAATATGAGgggtgttatattgctaactcttctttaaattgctaactacaactaaatgatatGCATTAGATTAGACCTTCACTGGTCAAAGGCTAAGATCATTCAACTCTGAATATCAATATAGtgtaaaaaaatgtcaataagggtattaagatcaattaacaataaattagttataattaacttttgcaaaatatcacaaaactttaaatgcatataactatcacaattgaaattatttttggacacaacatatatcaaattaaagataattttataagaattcTAACAaaatctcacttgcatatgttcagatgtttaatttttgaaaaaaaattcttcaATTTTCGAATTTTTATGAAGCAGTTTAATGTCAATGTAGTTATCAAaatatgtcaacataatatGTATAAAATGTCAATTCGAAATTATATTTACATATTCATGACATTGTACTGATATGTTTAATACACTACACTGACATTTTTATCCAAAACTCTAATTGTGGAAGTTTCAATTATccttttatatttaataataaaaaaaacaaatttacaCATGACAAATTGTAGACCACTAGATCTCTAAAATCATATGATCTCTAGATCTCtaattagttatagttagcaattagaagttgagttagcaattgatcactcccctccAATATGAatacttaaaaatataaaaagaaatattaTCGACAACGCCAGTGTTGGTAAATCTGCCGTTGAGTAGTTTTCAATCAATGAACTCAGCTTTTTTTTAGCATCAATGTCACCCTTGGTGTAGATTAAACTATATATGAATGTACCACCACAGAAAATGAAAGCAAAAATGTTGGTAACAAGGAACACAAAATACCGATTATTAACTTGGCAACAgaagtgataaaaaaaaattcatgctGAATCATATAAAATTCTATTCCAGTTCATTTTTATTCGAAAGAGAAACCATATCTCACTATCTCAGGTAAGTAACACCAAAAGCATAGCAAAAAAGGGAACATCCTGCTCTTGGAAAGAATCGGGCGTCCAGAGCGCAACAAAAGGGGTACAATAGAAACGAGCGTAAGTTGGTAAAGTGCACCGATGAGGTCTTGTAACAGTTATTTCAGATGCATAAATAACTTGGTAGCAACCTGTCCAAGGAAATCAGCATTTAGTGAGGAGCTCTTATACACTGGAAAAAGAATAATGGATAACAGAAAATGTGCCCTTACACAATTGTCAACGCAGCGCCAGTAGTCAAAGTACTGTCCCGTACAGTGTTTGTGTCCGGATTCATCACCTTGAATTCTCTTAGAACAAGCCTATCACCCAAAAAGCCAAGGGCGAATGAAAAGATCAGCAGTTTCTCAAAAGATATTGTAATGATCGGCAAGCCAAACCAGGCTACCATATGACAAAGCAAAACTGTTTCTACTTTCTACAAAAGCTCACTTTGTAGCATACCCACAAAAGAGAATAAGGAGAGTTGGTCGGTGCGGTATATAGTTAGATGCCTCAAGACTTTCGCCAAAAAAGGAAGTTATAAGAGTTAACTATCAAGTTTTCCTCAGGAACAAATACAAATGGAAAAGCAATGGAGGATTATTCTCAGAATACACATAGAACAACGGGGAGAAACCTTCTGTCAGGTATAAAATCCTGTCGATGAATAAAATAAAGGTGCCACGAAAAAACATGAAGTTTAGTCAAATTCTGGTATGTCCCGCAACTTTGAAATTAGCAAGAAAACACATGAAGGTTGGATTTTTTCAATTACTCACGGTGAAAAAAACTGGCCGCCTACGTGTATTATACTGTTCATGTTTTTCAACCAAATGGTGTTGTTTTTCGGCTGCCATATCGTATACAAGTTCACCAAAATATCTCACCATGGAATTAACTGAGGAGAAATCCAAAATTCATGAGTTTTCAGGCTGATATTTGAAGTTGCGGGACAGAATTAGGCCAACATTCATGTTCTTTCTGTAAATTTTCCCTAAAATAATTAACTTCTGCCTAATCCACTGGCGGGTTTTACCATATTTATAAGTAAATAGAAGTCTTGATACTAAAGACTAACGAGTCctacaaaaaattataaatacaatGGTTTCAGCTAATCCTCATACCAAAGAAAATGGCATTATAAGCACATACCAACAAGCTCATCTAATTAATATTTACCCATCATGCATAGACCCATAATGCAGGTCATAATCAGGAAGGTCTAGATACGAAAAGGATAGCAAACTGTTAAGTAGTTTGTTATCTCTCAAGTATTTATGAGGCAGAACTACACTACTATGAATGGCGTGCAAATCTTATAGTAAAGGAGACCAAAATATTGTGTGTAAGTTATTTAGGAGAAATAACCTGATATTCTTTAAGTGGCCTTGTGCATGGTGCCTTGCAACGGTCTTCAAGTTCCCTCTTGGGATCCATAGGCTCCTCGTCGGCCCTAGCATGCATTATTAAGTGACGATTGTTAAATCATCAAAGATGCTTCTTCAGATCAGCAAGACGTGCAAGTATAATGATATCCTACTACAACCTATGAACAAGAC
This window contains:
- the LOC121758398 gene encoding cytochrome b-c1 complex subunit 6, which produces MEWPSGSIQRADEEPMDPKRELEDRCKAPCTRPLKEYQACSKRIQGDESGHKHCTGQYFDYWRCVDNCVATKLFMHLK